A window of the Chaetodon trifascialis isolate fChaTrf1 chromosome 9, fChaTrf1.hap1, whole genome shotgun sequence genome harbors these coding sequences:
- the c18h3orf33 gene encoding protein C3orf33 homolog isoform X2, with product MPESSRETETEGGRSVRQQRDQGNQSSHNIVSVISQFADDNLTLVRNVSTGLAVAGVLVIARSIRLITKFQAASEIPARFIERNVSLRGKVQSITERGVEVEHVPIYLPVLSPLLSKHKGVSTPPILVHLAGVELTPEGREWLQKNLSPAQTVWLKLISREDDTLHCLVSRSRGSMWSYCVNEEVLRLGLARTAPVVGVLPESRLYWRVHKRLHRAEVRAERKGRGLWKQDSLWERASRAVRDSALFRLMRRIFKRT from the exons ATGCCGGAGTCTtccagagaaacagaaaccgaAGGAGGAAGATCTGTCAGACAACAAAGAGATCAGGGAAACCAGTCATCCCACAACATCGTGTCTGTAATATCTCAGTTCGCAGATGATAATTTAACACTTGTGCGG AACGTAAGCACCGGGCTGGCAGTTGCTGGCGTTCTTGTAATAGCAAGGAGTATCAGACTG ATCACCAAATTTCAAGCTGCGTCTGAGATCCCTGCTCGTTTCATTGAGAGGAACGTCAGCCTTCGTGGGAAAGTTCAGTCGATCACAGAGAGAGGAGTTGAAGTGGAGCATGTCCCGATTTACCTGCCGGTCCTCTCTCCGTTACTCTCAAAACACAAAG gTGTGTCCACTCCCCCGATACTGGTGCATCTTGCAGGGGTGGAGTTGACTCCAGAGGGCAGGGAATGGTTGCAGAAGAACCTGTCTCCTGCCCAAACAGTCTGGCTAAAACTTATCAGCCGAGAAGACGACACATTGCACTGTTTGGTATCTCGAAGCAGG GGGTCCATGTGGAGCTACTGTGTGAACGAAGAGGTCCTCAGGCTCGGCCTGGCTCGCACTGCGCCCGTGGTCGGGGTCCTGCCTGAATCTCGCCTCTACTGGCGTGTCCACAAGCGGCTGCACAGGGCAGaggtcagagcagagaggaaggggCGGGGACTGTGGAAGCAGGACAGCCTATGGGAGAGGGCCTCCAGGGCTGTCAGGGACAGCGCTTTATTCAGACTGATGAGGAGGATCTTCAAGAGGACATGA
- the c18h3orf33 gene encoding protein C3orf33 homolog isoform X1, which yields MRRQNVNNMPESSRETETEGGRSVRQQRDQGNQSSHNIVSVISQFADDNLTLVRNVSTGLAVAGVLVIARSIRLITKFQAASEIPARFIERNVSLRGKVQSITERGVEVEHVPIYLPVLSPLLSKHKGVSTPPILVHLAGVELTPEGREWLQKNLSPAQTVWLKLISREDDTLHCLVSRSRQGSMWSYCVNEEVLRLGLARTAPVVGVLPESRLYWRVHKRLHRAEVRAERKGRGLWKQDSLWERASRAVRDSALFRLMRRIFKRT from the exons ATGCGTCGACAAAATGTCAACAACATGCCGGAGTCTtccagagaaacagaaaccgaAGGAGGAAGATCTGTCAGACAACAAAGAGATCAGGGAAACCAGTCATCCCACAACATCGTGTCTGTAATATCTCAGTTCGCAGATGATAATTTAACACTTGTGCGG AACGTAAGCACCGGGCTGGCAGTTGCTGGCGTTCTTGTAATAGCAAGGAGTATCAGACTG ATCACCAAATTTCAAGCTGCGTCTGAGATCCCTGCTCGTTTCATTGAGAGGAACGTCAGCCTTCGTGGGAAAGTTCAGTCGATCACAGAGAGAGGAGTTGAAGTGGAGCATGTCCCGATTTACCTGCCGGTCCTCTCTCCGTTACTCTCAAAACACAAAG gTGTGTCCACTCCCCCGATACTGGTGCATCTTGCAGGGGTGGAGTTGACTCCAGAGGGCAGGGAATGGTTGCAGAAGAACCTGTCTCCTGCCCAAACAGTCTGGCTAAAACTTATCAGCCGAGAAGACGACACATTGCACTGTTTGGTATCTCGAAGCAGG CAGGGGTCCATGTGGAGCTACTGTGTGAACGAAGAGGTCCTCAGGCTCGGCCTGGCTCGCACTGCGCCCGTGGTCGGGGTCCTGCCTGAATCTCGCCTCTACTGGCGTGTCCACAAGCGGCTGCACAGGGCAGaggtcagagcagagaggaaggggCGGGGACTGTGGAAGCAGGACAGCCTATGGGAGAGGGCCTCCAGGGCTGTCAGGGACAGCGCTTTATTCAGACTGATGAGGAGGATCTTCAAGAGGACATGA